In Geoalkalibacter ferrihydriticus DSM 17813, the sequence GGGCGTATCAAGACCCACGGCCCGGTGTGGGCCCTCAACCACCGCTCCGAGGCCAAGAGCGGCGCCATGGACTGCGCCGCCTGTCACGCTCAGGACTATTGTCTGGAGTGTCACGTCTCGGGCTTTGCCGACGAGCAGGGCGACTTCGGCAACAACCTGATCAACGTGCACAGCAGCGATTTCCACATCACCCATCCCATCGCCGCGCGCACCAACCAGCAGTTGTGCGCCAGCTGCCATGAGNACCTGATCAACGTGCACAGCAGCGATTTCCACATCACCCATCCCATCGCCGCGCGCACCAACCAGCAGTTGTGCGCCAGCTGCCATGAGCCGAGCTTCTGCAGCGACTGCCATGGGGATTTCCGCGGCCGTTCGGGACGCGCCCTGCGCGGCGGCGGAGCTTCGCACGCGCGTACTTTCGGTTTCGGCCTGAGTGACAACGTCGACGCCATCCATGCCGGCACCACTGCGGGGACCAATTGTGATGTGTGCCATTTTGAAGGATCGGTGGCGGCGAACTTTCATGACTGGTCGATGGACCACGCGCGCGAAGCGCGTAGAAATCTCGCCACCTGCCAGGCCTGTCATCCCCAGGGCGATGTGTGCATCAGCTGCCACAGTGCCAGGGGCGGCGCCGGGGGGTTCAATCCTCACGGAGATAAATGGGGCGACCGCGCCGGGCGTCTCAAGGATGCTAGCAACAGCAAAACCTGCCGGATTTGCCATTAATTCATGGATTTCCGGGGTCGAAACTTTCAGCCCGGTACTGTCGCGCACCAGGCGCGCAACCCTTTGAAAACCCATTATTGTCATCTGGCTCAAGGATTCGAAGGAGGTGAGAGTTGCCCTTTGAGCCGAGGCCGAAATAGTTAACATCAAAAGAGAGGCGAGAGCTATGAAGAGAGGTAAAATCGCATTGTTTTCGCTCCTGCTGCTGGCGACCCCGCTGGTCTTTGCAGGATGCGGATCAAACTCATCGACGGAGGACATCACTCCCCGCGCCCAGGTGAGTTTCGTCGGACCCGACCGCTGCGGCGCCTGCCACGTCGACGCATATGATGCATGGAAAGACAGCTGGCACACCCTGAAAGCTACCTACGGGCCGGCCTTTGAGCCGGGCGGCCAGGGCGCCCAAGCAGGTTTGAGTAACTTCAATCCCTGGGTACTGGATAATTGGGGCACGCTCAAATCCTATATGATTCTGGATCAGGTCCCTGCCGCTGTTGCAGATGCCGATCCGGCCATTCCGAGCGGTTCTCTGTATCTGACGCCGTATCTGCATACGCCTCAGGATGTCGCCATCATTGTCGGCGCCACCCGTAAACAGCGCTATGCCGTGTACTATGACGGCAGCCCGGTGGATGGCGCCCTGATCGCCTACCCGGTAGGCACCGGCTATCAGATTCTGGATGGTGTAACTCGCGACTATGCGGGCAATCGTGCACGCGCCGGCTATAACTTTCTGTTCATCGAGATCGGCTTGACCGGCGAAACGGCGTCGCCCAGCGGCAACAACTACGGCGAATTCCGCTCCTGGCAGGAGCGCTGCATCGCCTGCCACACCACCGGTTTCGATCCCGTCGCGTGGGATTCCGCCAAAGCCAATTTTGTTGCCGGCGACCCGTCGCAACCGGACCTCAAGGATTTGTTTGTCACCGACATCCGTGTTTCTTGCGAGTCTTGCCACGGACCGGGCGCCGCACACGCCGAGTCTCGGAGCAAGATCGACATCATCAATCCCGCCGACCTGCAAGGCGCCGCGCGCGCCGAGGTTTGCGGCCAGTGCCACACGCGGACACAGGGTAATACCCTGCATGGGCAGGGCTCAAACGACCAGCGCGGCTATGTTGTCGGCGGGGAACTCGAGCTCATGGACGTCTTCAACTACACCCGTCCCGCATGGGGCGAAGGCAACCGGCAGGTCTCCGCCGACGGCAAGGGTCGTCGTGACCATCAGCAGGATATGGACATCATGCTGACCGATTACATCAACACCCAGTTGAATCGCGGCATGCCCTCGAATCCGCACGGTGGCGAAGCTTGCTTTGATTGCCACAATGCCCACGCCGTCGGCAGCAACGTCGCCCTGCGCGCCTCCGGGCAACCGCACTTGAAAACCGAAAACGATCCGGACGGCCTGATTCGCCTGAAAGAACCGCGTGAGCAGATGTGCGGCCAGTGCCATGCCGGCCAGGTCGATGAATATCTTGACGTTCTCAACGGCCGACTTGGCTGGGATGGTGAGGAAAATGATCCCTTCCGTGGCCGCGCCGACCGCAAACAGCATATATTTTCAACCGACGGCGAAGGCCGCAGTTTCGGCCTCTTTCCCGACGAGTACATCTGGGCCTACAAGGGGACCGACACTGCCGTCAAAGCCAATTACAGCGCCATCTGGCCTTGGGAGAAGAGCCGCTTTGAGCAAGACGGCCATGTCATCGTCTATGGTCCCGCGCCTTGGGACGGTGAAACTACAGACGGCCAAGTGATCCCGTCCTTCATGCCGACTGGCTTTACCGGCCCAGGCGGCTGTGTGGCCTGCCACAAGTCGGCACACGGTGAGTGGAAGGACAGCTGGCACACCCTGAAAGCCACTTATGGGCCAGCCTTTGAGCCCGGCGGCAAAGGCGCCCAAGCGGGTTTGAGCAACTTCAACCCCTGGGTTCTGGATAATTGGGACACGCTTAAATCCTATATGATTCTGGATCAGGTCCCTCCCTCTGTTGCAGATGCCGATCCGGCCATTCCGAGCGGTTCTCTGTATTTGACGCCGTATCTGCATACGCCTCAGGATGTCGCCATCATCGTCGGCGCCACCCGTAAGCAGCGCTATGCCGTGTACTATGACGGAAGCCCGGTACCCGGCGCCCTGATCGCCCAACCGGTCGGTACCGGCTACCAGATTGTCGACGGGGTGACTCACGACTATGCGGGTAACCGGGCGCGGGCCGGATACAACTTCCTGTTCATTGAAATCGGCCTGACCGGGGAGATTCCCGAACCAAGTTCCAACAACTATGTGGAATGGCGATCCTGGCAGGAGCGCTGCATCAATTGTCATACGACCGGATTTGACGTCGCGGCCTGGGATGAAGCCAAGACCAAGTACGTCGCCGAAGATCCGACTCAGTCCGATCTCAAAGACCTCTTCATCGCGGATATTCGCGTTTCCTGCGAAGCCTGCCACGGGCCAGGCGCCCAGCACGCCGCCAGCAGCGATCCGGCGCACATCATCAACCCGGTTGATTTGGCCGGTACCGAGCGCCAAGCTGTTTGCGGACAATGCCATACCCGAACCCAGCGCAATTTCCACTCCTCTCTGGCCAATGACCAGCGCGGATTCGTCCTGGGTGACGGTCAGGCTCTTATGGATGTCTTTGAGTACACCCGTCCCGCCTGGGGTGAAGGCGTCCGTGCGGTCTCCGCCGACGGTAAAGGGCGGCGCGATCATCAGCAGGATATGGACATCATGCTGACCGACTACATCCGTGGCGGCGATTCCTTCCACGGTTCCCTGGCCTGCTTTGACTGCCACAACGCACATGGGGTGGGAAGTAACGTCGCGCTGAGCGATGCCGGCCAAGAGCATCTGAAAACCGCCAACGATCCTGACGGTCTCATCCGCCTGAGCGCCCCACGACAGCAGATGTGCGGCAGCTGCCACGTCAATGTGGACAGGGTGCTCGAGGTTCTCAATGGCCAGACTGGCTGGGATGATGAACCTGCCTTCAGAGGGCGTGCCGATCGCAAACAGCATATTTTTGCCACGGATCGCGACGGCAGAAGCTTCGGCTTGTATCCCGATGAATATGTCTGGGCTTATACGATCGGAGAGCCCCAGGCTGATGCGGCAAGCTACAAAGCCATTTGGCCCTGGGAGATCGCGCTTTATGAAGACGACCCGGCATTCGATGTCGTCATCGGCGAGGAACCCTGGAACAACTAATCTGAATCTCTAACCGCAAGCCCAGCACTGCCTCGCATCGTTTCAGACGCTGAAACGGTGCGAGGCTTTTTTTTCTACAAATCCTCTTTCAGCCGCTTGCACAACGTCTTGAGAACCTTGATGCGCGCATAGCGCTTGTCGTTGGCTTCGACCAGCGTCCAGGGTGTGATCTCGCTGGAGGTGCGCTCCACCATGTCGCACACGGCCTGTTCGTAGTCATCCCACTTTTCTCGGTTACGCCAATCCTCGTCGGTAATTTTGAAACGCTTGAACCCGGTTTTTTGGCGGGACTCGAAACGGCGCAACTGCTCGTCCTTGTCGATTGTGAGGAAAAATTTGGCGACCAAGGCGCCGTTACGCACAAGTTGCTCCTCGAAGTCGTTGATCTCGCCATAAGCGCGCATCCAATCGGTGACCGTGCATAATTTCTCCACCCGCTCAACCAGCACTCGTCCGTACCAGGAGCGGTCGAAAATCATCACGCGGCCGTGGCGTGGCAGATGTCGCCAGAAGCGCCACAGATAGGGTTGGGCGCGTTCCTCGTCGCTGGGAGCGGCAATGGGAATGATGTGATACCAGCGTGGGTCGAGGGCAGCGGTGACGCGGCGGATTGAGCCGCCTTTGCCGGCGGCGTCAATGCCTTCGAAAACCAGAATCAGGGAGCGTTGGGCAAACGTTTTTTTACGCAGCAGCAGGTTGAGCTGCCCCTGGTAATTTTCCAGGTCTTTTTCATATTCTTTTTTATCTTTTTTTTTGGAAAGATCGAGGCTGCGCAGCAGGTTCAGGCCGTTGGTGGCGGGCAGAGCCGGCGGGGCGGGCCGACGTGAATGGGCCGGCGGTTCGGCGCTGAGACGCTGCCGGAGGGCGGCAAGCAGGGCCTTGCCGACACTGAGATCGCGATAGCGGGAGTCGCTGCCCTCGACCACCAGCCAGGGAGCGTCGGCGGTGCTGGTCTGGCGCAGGGCATGTTCGGCGGCGCGACGCAGGGTGTCATAATGCTCATGCTGCCGCCAGTCCTCGGGTTTCACGCGCCAGCGCGTAGCTTTTTTGCTCTCCAGGGATTTAAAACGCTCGCGCTGGGAATCCTTGGAGAGGTGCAGCCAGACCTTGAGAACCAGTGCCCCCTCGTCAGCGAGCATGCGTTCAAAGCGCAGGACACGGTCCATGGCCTGATCCAGATCGGCATGGCCGCAACGCTCATAAGTACGTGCCAGAATCGGCTGGGTGTACCAACTGCCGAGGAAAATGCCGATTTTGCCCTTGGGCGGCAGCCGCCGCCAGTAACGCCACATGGGCGGCCGTTCTCGCTCCTCGTCGCTAGGCGGGCCCAGGGCGTGGGTTTCAATAAAGCGCGGATCCATCCATTCGTTTAGAATCTTAAGGGTTTCGCCCTTGCCCGCGCCTTCCAGTCCTGCCAGCACCAGGATCAGTGGAAAACCGCGTTTTTCCCCCAACTCCATCTGCGCCTCAAGCAACGCCTCACGCAACGCCGGCACTTGCGCGTCGTATTCTTCCTTGTTGATTCGATGGCCCAGTTCAGCAGATGCAAACATGGCAAACCTCCCGCGGATAATGTTCTAAAACCATATCACGCGGATCAAATCTGAAAAGGCCGAATCTTCTAGGGGACGTTGTTTAATTGTTGCAAAAATGCCTGGGAGCCTGCTTCAAGTTAAACTCTCTTGCGGGGGAATTTAAAGGTCTCGCGATCGTTGACGAGGAAACAACGTCCCCGGGGGGGCTCCTGGAAATCTGTGTCCCTTTGCCTTTGGATTCTGTTAGCGGAAAGTCAGGCGCAGGCCAAGCAGGAGGGTATGGCTGTCGTATTCCCAGTCGACACTGGTCTGGTCGGCGAGGCGCAGGGTGGCGTCAAGGGTGGCGAAGTAGCGGTACCCGAGATCGACTGTGAGATGGTTGTTGACCTGATAGCCGAGACCGCCGCCGAATTGATAGGCAAACACGTCGTCGCTGTCGTCGCCCAGGGGGGTGCCGGCCAGGCGGGCGTTGTTGAGGGAGAGTCGGGCGTAGCCGGCGCCTAGTCCGACATAAGGCAGCCAGGGGCGGGTGACATGATATTCAGCGAAGCTGTTGACCATGAGGCTCCATACGCTCACATCGCCCTCGGCGGCGAAACGGCCGTCGGTGAAGCGCGCGTCCTTAAGGTCGTTGGCGCGGTAACTCCACTCCAATTCCATGCGTCCCTTGCCGATCTGTGGGTAGCGCTCGGCGAAATCGTAGCCGAGAGCCGCGCCGAAGGCCATGCCGCCGTCAAAATCGGCGTTGAAACTGCCCTGATGGCCCCGCACCCGGGCTTCGTCGAGGAGTGTGCCGCCTCCCCAGGCGCCGACATAAAAACCATCGGCTGCGTGCAGGGGCAGTGCAAAGAAAAGGGCGAAAATCAGGAAGAGAAAATAGCGGAGAAAAGTACGTGTCTGCATGACGCAGTCCTTTCAATTCGAAAAATCTTTAAACCCAGTCGCTCCAGTACGGGAAAAATGCGGCTGTCAGTCCACGGTCAAAGTGGTTTCGACTTCCAGGTTGTCGAATTCTGCTTTGATAATGGCTGTGCCGGGACTCAGGCCCCGCGCCGTTCCCTGGTGCCCAGGCTCGTTGCTGATCACTGCGGTTTCGCTCTCGCTACTTGTCCAGTTTGCGTCGCGGGTCAGCTCGCGATTGCGGCCGTCGTTGAAGCGGCCGGTAAGGGTGAAGTCCAGAGATTGCCCTGCGGTCACACGGCGCTCAACCGGAGAGAGCGCTAAAGACTCCAGGGCGAGATCGGCGACGCTGAGGCCGATTTCGGAACTCAAATTAGCGAAGGTGATCTGGATCAGGGTTGATCCTGGGGCAAGGCCGCGCACACGACCTCTTTCTGGTCCGGTGTTCTGGACGGAAGCGATGCTTGGGGCGGTGCTGTTCCAGGTGACGTCGCGGCTGATGTCCTGAACGCTTAAGTCGGC encodes:
- a CDS encoding multiheme c-type cytochrome — encoded protein: MKRGKIALFSLLLLATPLVFAGCGSNSSTEDITPRAQVSFVGPDRCGACHVDAYDAWKDSWHTLKATYGPAFEPGGQGAQAGLSNFNPWVLDNWGTLKSYMILDQVPAAVADADPAIPSGSLYLTPYLHTPQDVAIIVGATRKQRYAVYYDGSPVDGALIAYPVGTGYQILDGVTRDYAGNRARAGYNFLFIEIGLTGETASPSGNNYGEFRSWQERCIACHTTGFDPVAWDSAKANFVAGDPSQPDLKDLFVTDIRVSCESCHGPGAAHAESRSKIDIINPADLQGAARAEVCGQCHTRTQGNTLHGQGSNDQRGYVVGGELELMDVFNYTRPAWGEGNRQVSADGKGRRDHQQDMDIMLTDYINTQLNRGMPSNPHGGEACFDCHNAHAVGSNVALRASGQPHLKTENDPDGLIRLKEPREQMCGQCHAGQVDEYLDVLNGRLGWDGEENDPFRGRADRKQHIFSTDGEGRSFGLFPDEYIWAYKGTDTAVKANYSAIWPWEKSRFEQDGHVIVYGPAPWDGETTDGQVIPSFMPTGFTGPGGCVACHKSAHGEWKDSWHTLKATYGPAFEPGGKGAQAGLSNFNPWVLDNWDTLKSYMILDQVPPSVADADPAIPSGSLYLTPYLHTPQDVAIIVGATRKQRYAVYYDGSPVPGALIAQPVGTGYQIVDGVTHDYAGNRARAGYNFLFIEIGLTGEIPEPSSNNYVEWRSWQERCINCHTTGFDVAAWDEAKTKYVAEDPTQSDLKDLFIADIRVSCEACHGPGAQHAASSDPAHIINPVDLAGTERQAVCGQCHTRTQRNFHSSLANDQRGFVLGDGQALMDVFEYTRPAWGEGVRAVSADGKGRRDHQQDMDIMLTDYIRGGDSFHGSLACFDCHNAHGVGSNVALSDAGQEHLKTANDPDGLIRLSAPRQQMCGSCHVNVDRVLEVLNGQTGWDDEPAFRGRADRKQHIFATDRDGRSFGLYPDEYVWAYTIGEPQADAASYKAIWPWEIALYEDDPAFDVVIGEEPWNN
- the pap gene encoding polyphosphate:AMP phosphotransferase; this translates as MFASAELGHRINKEEYDAQVPALREALLEAQMELGEKRGFPLILVLAGLEGAGKGETLKILNEWMDPRFIETHALGPPSDEERERPPMWRYWRRLPPKGKIGIFLGSWYTQPILARTYERCGHADLDQAMDRVLRFERMLADEGALVLKVWLHLSKDSQRERFKSLESKKATRWRVKPEDWRQHEHYDTLRRAAEHALRQTSTADAPWLVVEGSDSRYRDLSVGKALLAALRQRLSAEPPAHSRRPAPPALPATNGLNLLRSLDLSKKKDKKEYEKDLENYQGQLNLLLRKKTFAQRSLILVFEGIDAAGKGGSIRRVTAALDPRWYHIIPIAAPSDEERAQPYLWRFWRHLPRHGRVMIFDRSWYGRVLVERVEKLCTVTDWMRAYGEINDFEEQLVRNGALVAKFFLTIDKDEQLRRFESRQKTGFKRFKITDEDWRNREKWDDYEQAVCDMVERTSSEITPWTLVEANDKRYARIKVLKTLCKRLKEDL
- a CDS encoding outer membrane protein; translated protein: MQTRTFLRYFLFLIFALFFALPLHAADGFYVGAWGGGTLLDEARVRGHQGSFNADFDGGMAFGAALGYDFAERYPQIGKGRMELEWSYRANDLKDARFTDGRFAAEGDVSVWSLMVNSFAEYHVTRPWLPYVGLGAGYARLSLNNARLAGTPLGDDSDDVFAYQFGGGLGYQVNNHLTVDLGYRYFATLDATLRLADQTSVDWEYDSHTLLLGLRLTFR